A segment of the Bombus huntii isolate Logan2020A chromosome 14, iyBomHunt1.1, whole genome shotgun sequence genome:
CTTTATGCCAAAAGACTTATTCAACTAACATACAAAAGCCAAATAATGAATGATTAAGGCCTCATTATTCTAAATACGAACCTCACTTACATCTGAACataaagattattatttttgaaaaaatagatAATTAAGAAAACTATGAAATTCTCCTTTCTTAATGCCAGAATTAATGCCAAATCAATCTCTTTTTAAAGAGTAATCCTTGaaacatttacatatttggTATAATACTTTGTTGGAACTGGAATGTTATGACAATTGAGTCAGCAGCCATGGAtcaaaaataatacaaaaatattgtattaacTAAGTTCGAAGAAACTAAACATAAAACCAGAAAGGATTAATTACATGTGAGAAACAAGTGTAAATTACTCTTTATATGAGGTGTTTATaagatttaatttcaaaacTGATGGGAAACTTCGTACCAATGGGGAACCAATCTTGACAAAGTGCCCGTACTTCCTCCAAATCATCTGGACACAGGAAACGTAACTGGACATCACCCAGAACACACAAAGGTACAGTTGCCGGTATTACGGAAGTCTTTTGCTCATTAGATAAATTTCTTGTGGTACTTTCATCCGTGTATTTATGCTTGTTTTCTTGAGATATTTTGAAGTCACTTTTCTCGATTTCCGGTAAAATGAGATATCGATTAAAAGATACGGCCATCACGCCACAACTTTTCTACCATTTCATTAGTCATTTCTTGTACAATGTCAAGCATGTCACGTTGGATGTAATCGTTTGCTAGTAAACATATTGAAATCTGCCGACATTTTGTTTCCCTCTCTATAGCTCCCTATTGTCATCTCTTTCCTGCTCACTCGTTTacctctttcttttctctcgaaCCATCTGTCTTTTTCATCTTTGATTTCTAAGATTTGAACACAATCACAATCTGATTCTTTAAATCTTTTGTGAAAGGAAATTTTGTCTTATAAAAAGATAACTTTTTGTTACAACAATAAAACTTCTAAATATcaatttaacaaataattttatcatcgTTTGAAACTTCAAGAAAAATGATTATTGTAATGTATACGTATAGATATGTATGCGTATAAAAATCCTttagaaaattcaaattttgtatctttattAATTCATATTCAAAAACAAAAGTAACGTTGTTTATCAGATTTAAATGATCCTTTTGTAATCATTTAATAATACTTGAtacgaatataattattaattaaacaaattttataataatatatatatatatatataatgatgTGTATTACAGTATcagtttttattataattttcactcttttaaattaatataatacaaattttataaaatactcCTGGTATTTCTTATACTAATTTAATCATAGAAGGGTGCAAAATATTCAGAAGGGAGCGGTTCGTGGATCAGGATTCGAATTTGTAAGTATGTAGCGCTATTGACTATCTCCCGCCTTTTTTAAGAAGAGTTTTTTATGAGAAGAGTTGTTTTAGCTTTATCAGTCATGCAACagtataaaattattgtaaaattacataattacaCAAATTACTATACAGAAAATTACGAACTCATAGTAAAATTGTACAGTTATTACAAATGTACAAATTGAATTGAATAAAACAATATCATTTTGCATATGAACCCTCAAATCTTTTCCAATTCTCATTAGTTTAAGAAATAGGTTGTAAAAAGTGACGAAAAAGTTCgagaaaattgataaatattgGTAAGTATTAAGAGAATAAGGTAGCATTTCAAAACCTTCCgaaatttttagaaatgaTTTCCTGAAAATCATTTTCCGGGAAAATTCAAGAGCAACAAATTTTCGAACACGCCAACTTAGCAATCTTTTATCAGGAGAACACATAATATAAGAGGTAGCACTTTTTTGGAAATGACACCATATTTCAATTGAAATTCTCGAGTTCttgaagaaaatttttattagaatcTCAATTTTGTAACGGGAGAACAGGATAGCCTAGGAGGTGACACAAGAAATTTACGGGACCTATTTCAGAATTTTGAATCGATTTTGCGATTTTGTATCGGGAAAACAGAGAGGTGGCAGCATTTCAATAATTCTTGGAATTTAGCATCACTTCTCGAAACTTTTCCacttcattttttaatttttttgaatttctgTGGGATTAGATAGGGGAAAGGATAAATAACAAGATTGTAAAACTCATTCAAAATACATTTTGTATAATCATCTTACAATAAATAATCTTATTTCTTATTGTACTATATAATCATTTCTAAGAAGATTTTGTCGCTGGTTACTCTTGGTTGCTACTGATGCTAACTGCTTGTGGTATCCTGATTGTTGTTTCTGCCCCAAAATGATTTTTCTGTAATCAATACAAATACATAAATGTATACTGAAATACTTAGATGTATACTTTTGGAGCTATGTCAATGATTCTCTGAGgagattataaatatatctaaattaaattagttatttcaactaGATAATCTTTTGCaggaaatagaatatttattaactaTGGTGGCAATACTGGCAATACTGTGATACTGATAACTAAATGTAGATTATCATGAAGTTACCTTTATAATACAGTAtagatttttatgtatatatatttgttaatttatagcaataaatataaCTTGAAAGAACGTTACCTCGCATAATTTCTTTTTGAAACTTTTATGCTTACATTTCCTCACTTAATTAAGAATTTAGAGTGGAATGAAGTTGAATGTGTGTTAACAATGTaaacgaatatttatattgaagTACTATATTGAACATACATTTTACACTTTGTTATTGTCTTTTTGGTAATTTATGACTGCCTAAATTATCTGTATACATttgtatattacatataagtatagatataaaagatataatgcAGTGgatgtaatattatatataatatcgaACGTATGAGTGAAACATGTTCCTCGTGTCTTATGAAAATTACCCATTAAATTGGGTTATGAAAGTTATAAAACTCAACAAAATTCAAAGGATTCAGTTgacataaattaaaataagaaagatgGTTATACCAAAAAATCATTCAATAAGTCGGTCCTCTAGTTGTTTACGAAAATATCGAATACTGTTTGTATTTGGTATTACTGTACTATGTGTACAAATTTATTTAGCTCATATATTCTTCGGTTTGGAAATCCGAAATCGAAAATTTAGTCGGTTGTCTTCAGGGGAAGTAAGTTTTAATATGATTtttactatatataatataaatattattttttggtcgcattattaacattataataccaattatatatatatttctttgcaTATAGGACTCATCTCAACCTACAGAAGATGAAGGTTTACCAAAAGGTTTACGTCAATTGAAACTTCCACCtgacaaaattagtaattcaaataaaattttacaatttcaacGAAACCGTACTACTAGAGTAAAGCTAGATCGTAAATCATTAAATTTTACGCCACCTTGTGAATTTACTGGCAGAGAAGCAGTGAGTGCTGTAACACGTGCACAAAGTCAAGTATGCAAACAACGCATTGTCAATGTGACGTGCCTTAACCAACAAGGATTATTATACCCAGAAAGAATACAGTCTCTGTGCCCTCATTCTCCAGGATTTATAGATAAACCATTCAGTTTAGGATGTTTTAAAGATGATAAAACATTAAGAATACTTTCTGGTTATTACCATGTTTTTAAAGGGAACAATTCTCCAGAACGCTGTGCTTTTCTGTGTCTTCAGTCAGGATATTTGTATGCTGGTACTGAATATTCGTaagtttttcaaatatttaagaaattaaatgaaaaattatatcaagTATCAGTTACTATTCTGAATTGACTACATCAAGATTTAAAATGTATGGTATTTAATTTTAGTGTTGAATGCTTTTGTGGAATGGAAAATCCATCTCAACTAAAACGATTACCAGATTCTAGTTGTAATATGAAATGTTCTGGTAATCCAAAATATTCTTGTGGTGGATATCTAACAATTAATGTATTTTGGACTGGAATTCAGAGTAAGGAAGTAAagaattgatatatttatagcatatatattCATTATTGCTTGTAACaatgtagatttttaataaatctcatcttttgtttaatagaatttaaagCACAAGAAGCTCGAAATACAAGTATAGATGGCGAAAATGAAAAGCCAGTTCGAATAGCATATTTATTAACAGTAAATGGCAGAGCCAGTCGACAAGTAAAACGACTTATCAATATTCTTTATCATCCTTcccatttattttatattcatgtCGATGCGGTAATTATATAAGTTTTTTAGTTTTAAGATATTCGAGACAACATTATCAACCGGTAATGCACTATACACGCATGCGTGCACCATTGGTGGATCATGTTGTTGTGAACATGTTAATATGATAGAAGAACATGTTGTAATCCGTGTACTTCCTATTTTCAGCGACAAGATTATCTTTATCGAGAAATGTTAGAAGTGGAAAAATCttgcaaaattaataatattaaggTGGCAAGAGGAGAAAATTTAAGACATGCAAGCATTTGGGGAGGTGCAAGTCTTTTAACGACTCTTTTAAAATCTGCACAACAGATGCTTGCACATCATCACCATTGGGATTTTCTTGTAAATCTGTCAGAATCTGATTTTCCtataaaaagcaatacgcaaTTAACTCAATTTCTTAGCTTGAATAAAGGtatgaattttgtaaaatctcaTGGAAGGGAAGTCCAACGATTTATCACCAAACAAGGTTTGGATAAGACTTTTGTAGAATGTGAAACTCGTATGTGGAGAATAGGCGATCGCAAATTACCAGATGgtaaatattctttctttcgttatatttgataatatttgtaatattctcAACTTAttacaaaaaatgtttttataggTATTCAAATAGATGGTGGTAGTGACTGGGTAGCCTTAAGCAGAGAATTTGTAGAGTATGTTGCTAATCCAAATCCGGATAAATTAGTGACTGATCTcttaaaagtatttaaatatactttATTACCCGCTGAATCCTTTTTTCATACAGTTCTACGTAATTCAAAATTTTGCAATACTTACattgataataatttacatGTTACTAATTGGAAAAGAAAGTTAGGCTGTAAATGTCAGTATAAAGCTGTGGTGGATTGGTGTGGTTGTAGTCCAAATGATTTCAAACTTGAAGACTTTAGCAGAATTCGCAATACAATAGATCGCAATTTGTTTTTCGCACGAAAGTTTGAATCTATTATTGACCAAAGAATCATAGACAGGGTAGAAGAATGGTTATACCctgagaatttaaataaatctgTGAATGCGAAAGGTTACGACGCGTACTGGCAAAGTTTATACCATGCAGCAGATTTGAGTCCTTTGAGTGATGATGCACAATTGACTGTTTCAAATTCCTTAGCAAGATTAATTTTTCGTAAACTGAATATAGATTACAAACATATCCGTCTTTTGGAAACAACTGCctattttaaacaaaatcaGTTTGTTGGAATATTAATTCGTGCTGAAGCTACATTACAACAACAAACTGTTCAACAAGAATATTTGGAACAAATAGAAGCTTTGATCTACCTAAGACAGAATTTTTCTACTAGTAGAGAATGGTTGGGAAAGATACAAAGTTTATCTGTTAATACTGATTATGatcaaaaagaaaagacaTTTAGAAATTTGATGGGAAGTATAGGACCATATTCATATCCAGTTTTATCATACGAATTTGATACTACACTGACCATACCACAAAATCTGTCAATACTATGGGTGGATCCTTATGGTCGATTAGCAGAAGTTAATTATATACAGCTTGAAGAAACGACATTagtaaatataagaaatttttagttattgttttatatttaatatcctATATATAACTAACGGTTTGGTTATTTTCAGACAGGGTATGTTAAACCACAATTCAATGAACATCTAGTTGTGGGTACTTGGCATCTATTCTTAGTTACTGATTCCTTATTAGTGacaaaaatgaattttttggTGACTCCTTTAggatattggaaaaataaaaagattgaTGCAGAGAGAGCTAAGGAAATAAATAATGCATCTGCCAACAGTTATCATATTACCgaagaaatgaataaaaagtGGTCACATTTATTAAATTCCGTAAATTTTTACGAACGAACTACACATACGAcagataatgaaattaaaattaattctaaCTTGGATCAATGGATAGACAAGCTAGTACAGGAACATtatgaaattgataaaatctGTAATGCTAATAATGCTAAATTAAAGTTACAAAAGTGTATTAATACTTACTGGAGCTCATTGAGTCCAGATTCAAAGGCTGATATCAATAACCTATGTTAAAACTATCAATTAGTTTACTAAATATGTGCCATtctcaatatttttaaagtttaaCTTATTAAATACGTGTAAAGGTTAATAAtctttttagatatttttatatcaaatacATGCTATACATATTCATATGGTCtattttaaaagtattttacatcctgaaattaaaaaaatgttaagctaatataagaaaatttttGCCATTCTTTGGATATCCAAAGTTCAATAATCTGATTATTTCACTATAGCAAAATGCCTCTTTTcctattatatatttctataaagttttgttaatttatattcacataataatgtatatacatattgtgTATAGATTTTCCTTAATTCTTATTTCTGgtaaatttatatgaaatacaGAAAATTCAAGTTTGTTTTCACACAGAgatatagaatatttagaatttttGTTGAAAAAGTAATTAATCTTTATTTGCCATATGATTTTcattttacaaattaatgaattatgttttatatgctgtaagtagaaattataatttctcaatatacatatttataccaAATTTGAATTACATTCCTACAAAATATTGCTACATGTGCcttcaattttgttaattcaTAGAAGcttgaaatttcaataataattgtgcTTGTATATTGCGAAGTGATTTATATTACGATTTTAAAGGATGCCCCCtgtttttaaacaaaaaataagCTAAAAACATTAGTTTAATTATTGTTGTGTACTCTTCTCTAAAAAGATCAATTTATGAgtatgttttattttacatgATATTATTACATGTGTATTATGCAATTTATCTGTGCATACGTATGTTCACCATTGATCTGTTAATCtttttaaaatgtataaatgaTGGTTAactaaacaaaaatatttatgccACTATcatttataaatgtaaatatttataaaaatcaaaaagaCGAACTGATTTAAGAATTGTCTTATCACTTAAATTAGTgcaaaatcaaaatattacaatGTCCTACAGTtaattatatgatatgacaTGACGAGAATTGCACTAATGTATTAAATAATGGTTAATTAGCTAAAATTGGCTACAAAAGATACTTTATTTCCAAACGGAAgtttttaaattgaataaaattagtaaacttttcttcttaaatatttctaaacaTCCTGACACccaataattttataataatacttAATCAATCTTTTATTGCTTCATTAtgttaatgtttatttataaaaatactttatttataaataaataattttatatataatattatttacgtTAAGTAAGactaataatagaaaaattacattattattaaaaattaaaattacattattgCTTTTCCTATTAATACATTTACGTATGTCcagaattatatttatattaaattttgtaaacataaaataaagttatatAGCTTACAATGTATGCATATGTTAGCAGATAATACTTTTTGTATTTATCCACTTAGTAAAAACTCATTAAAAGATAtacaaatatcaattttaaatttaccACTAAAAGAACGTTCAAGCCATCGATTATTGTGAATCTATACATTGTGCATGTGCTCTCTGCGATGTGTAAAGTAAATGTGTATACGGTATCAGATGATATTATGTTTAATACAGTATAATTAGAACCATATTGGAATATTACATCTAAGATGTGACCAGTcgatataatacaaaaattataagtcttataaaaataactggcattaaaatattttatatacaataatacaTTGATACCGTAGCaagcaaaaataaataattaagaattgaaaattcaaaaaattcatCAACTCTTAAAAATCGTTATAAATTCAATCTCCTCGTATTTTGTATTTGTGGGTTTTATATGCTTAgttgtttttaataaattatgaattcagATATGATATAACATACCGAATAAGACTAATAAACTGAATACAAAGAAGTTAGTTTCTGTGACTGCAGTGTTTAATATTCATAACATAATGTATTAAcaattgtttaaataacaaaaggGTGCCTTatttgaaattagaaaattttataaatactaTGTCATACAAGTATAATATCTCTTTAATACTTCTacatgaaaagaaaatagaataaatattaatgGGATTAAGAAGCATTATATGCcaaatgataattataaatagtaTTACTAAATAGTATAATTACTTTTTTGTacagaatatttattaaatatatttaatttgacATAATAGCATTGTCAATTCGAAATAGAACTAAATAACAAGATTTAACATAACCACAAGTAATGTTATATAAATAGAACCATGAAAATGTATAGACTAATGCATCATCAAAgatatgtttttcaaaatcaaaAACTTTTACCTCTCACATATACCTGTATGCGATTTCAAATACAAGAAgggaaaaagatagaaaaacaTAGAATATCTAACATCAAAAATTATTGgtttgataaatatataaattatattaagaaTTATGAACAAGTACTGGAAAAGAATTTTCCAAAGACAATGCATGTATATCGTATATTTAGTATTGGTACCAAAGATTTTATTCAAgatgtaaaaaaatttcttctgGTAATGAAAAAGCAAAATATTGATGGAGATAGTAATTTAATTGCAGATGAACTAAGGTTGAACTATACAATGCGTAAAGATTTAATAAAGATATTTCctgttttattaatatctGCCATTCcttttacaaattacatcATCTTTCCATTAGCATATTATTTTCCAAGATATCTTTTAACTTCTCATTATTGGACGTTACAACAAAAACTGGATTTTATGCTACTGGATCATAAGAAAAGATTAAAACACAACAGACCATTGTTTAGGTGCATGCAAGCAGAGCttaacaatattaaaaatgaaacactGAAATTAAAATGGAGTGGTATTATTGCATGTCTTGGTAGTGGTACACATCCTAATGTGAAAGATATTATTGCCTGTTCTGAATTATTTGCGGGTCCACCATATTCATTAAATAGTCTTAACAGAAAACATACAGTatgttaaatttaatatttaatttaaattaatattgtttttatatattattcaattatattttagtaaattaatttcacatctataacaattttttgagagtaaaatcttttataaatattaatataatcctGAATTACATTTTAGAAAGAATTACTtggtatatataatatatctacTTGGACgctttttaaaagaaaaaaattaacagaacgggctatgttaataaaacgaatGGATCAAGCAATACAAAAAGAAGGTGGACCTACTACAATGTCGAATGATGCAATACGTTGGGTgtgcataaaataatattccaatatctttgatattttttatactatttattcGATGATTTCTTTacatattatactatatttattacatatattcaaattataaaatattttaggcACTTTCATTTAGGGGTGTAAGTCCTGCAAATATGTCCTTAGAAAGTATGAGAAATTGGCTAGAACAATGGTTCATAATATCAAATACAGTCGATGAAAACACAGTTTCATTGTTGTTACATAGCCCAATACTGCTGGCATACAATCATCCTACTAACTGGATCCTTTTGTACACTTAAAACAAcattatcaaatatttgttctttttattgtaaaaaaaatgtataagaaTTGTAACAATACAAAGTTTAAATATTTGTGTTTGGATTGTTTGTATAgcatatatgtaaataaataaattgtacatTATGCGCTGTACAAATATATCTATGTCAGAAGAATACAAAAATGTacattttctatagtattatataaatattttatcgtattttcagaaaattttcttttttatatagcTAGCAATAGctctcttttttattttttgtaaacAGAATtgttattttagaaaaacaaAGCAAGAATAACatgtacataaaataaaataattataacttGTACATAGATGACATACTTTCATTTTACATATacattacaaaatataattgcCATTTTTTGTGTATAGctgaatataatataatacaaatgtAACTCTTTTATTAGCTACAAGTATAAATTTTTTCAGTTGTtaaagataaattattttgtcaaatcACACAAACATGATACGTCATTTGAAATAAATGATTACTAAAACCATAAAAAGTATCGAAAGAATTTTACCAATAATTACATTCTTTTGCATTAATCAATAGGTATATAAGCAGGTAAAACACCAATTGGAGGACGTTTCAATACTTTTGGATCAGAAACGGTTTCTAATTCATCactattttcatttatttccgaatttgtattattattagacATTTCAATTGATGTATTAGAAGGAACTACagagtttatatttttcataagattaatttttctcataatgttttctttttttttatcgagagatttatttaaagcAGGTGCTTGTTCATAATATCTAAGTCTGTTTTCAGCAGATAAAGTATCTTTTGTAACGGTTGTTACTGTTTGACTACAATGCAtgttgtattttctttttaaatggttTTGATTCTTAGAAGATGATTGTATTTTATGTGGGTAAGGACAATACTCACCTTTACTGCATTTCTCTGTTTTCTCAAACTCTGGACATAGATTTTCATGGCGCTGCTTACActgtaaaagaagaaacttcCAGCTCTTTGAAAAATGTTGTCTTGTATGTgttattaatacattaattatatacataaatatttccccactAATAAAACTAATTGTCAAGAtatcaatatttcatttaaaaattaatcaataaatgaataattatttataaactataaacatataaattattattaaatatagaaaaaaataagtgtagaaaaaataaattataatatgttaaaaaGATATCTAAGATTCTtctaaatacataaaatttgcattaaaatttaattaagatttaataaatttcagtaTATTTTACTGATAGGTACTTATGAAAAttactgtaaaaatatttatataacactttatttatataagtaataaaaattgtctAATCTTTTATTAATCCTTTGGAGacaaattttccataataCTAGTACATATGAGTACACATAAGTACAAAAGAGAAGGTTATAAAGGCTTAATAGAAGATAGTAAATATTTTAgttcaaaaaataaaaaatatcgcaCTTACCTCACTACCTTTGGCACAATATCCTTGCAAGAAATCTATACAAATTGGAGTACTGGAAGAAACTTTGATGTGACGATAAGGGCAAGCATCCCGGGTACAGCAACCTTCCAAGAAGTATTTACAAGTTGGCATTTTTTCTGGACCTACATCGTGAGATAATGGACATTTATCCAACAAACAATTTCCTTGAAGAAAtctaaaaagatattttctcTATTAAACAATGTGCTtttttatatatcatataGATACAAAATGTTACTTTACTTTTTACAAagagaaatttgtttcttgTCATGACGCTTTACACAAATCCCTTTTTCATGATTTGAACAATAtccaaatttttgaaatattaaacatgGTTGGttatttttttgcattttgttGCGTAATATTTGTATACTCTTTTGTTTGACTTTATTGCTACAAAGAGAAAAGACAAACAAAATGATTATATGGCTTCTAatagtattatattatataatgatgtaataaaaaagaatttaatatgaaaaagattaaaaaatataatatgtatagaattataaacaaaGCAATAAggaaatatgaatttaaatgTTAAGAGAGATATAATTAGTGAAATAAGACTATGAAGTTAAAGATAACCATATaccttatattatttttataacttattttttgtGACATATTAGATGGGGATTTAATTGCATTTgttgaattcaatatttttttacttgAACTACTTGGAGTTTCTTTCATAGATTTTACTctacataattttttcccaTTGGTAGCTATTATAAATTTGTCAACTTTAAGATTTATTGCCCgtttttctgaaattaaaatgtaGACAATATGAAAATCTGTTCTATATTcgtttctacaattttatgtaatatagTATTATCACTTACTTTTTATTCCATAACTTTTACGTACTAAATGATTCTTGGAACATTTATAAACAATTCCTCCAATCGTAATTAGttccattttattatttctgtaaaatttttcataaaaaaattattattatcaatttaatttttaggATAAAATTATAGAAGCTATCTAAaacttaaaaaaatgttatatcttttatacTCACATTTTAGATACATATACAGTCTTTTCTTGACCAAGGCTTGCATGTTCTCTTGCATTTGTAGTTTTTGATGCTGTTCGATCTATtctgtatttattaattttaggTTTTATAACTGGTGATTTTACTAAGTTAATATCTTCATTAATTGACTGTTGCAAAATATTTGCTATCTTTGTTTTCATAACTTTTTGAGGTGCAGGtttcacattttttattattgaatttgAGGTTCTTTTGGTCTTACATGGTTCTATTTGAGAAGTACTAAAGGATTTTCTTGACCCTCGCCTTACACGCAAAAGTTTCCTTTGTGATAAAACTACAATACTAGAATTGTTCACTTTCTTTTGATTATGAATAACTTTTGGAGAATTTGTATTCTTAACAAGTTTTAATCTTGAACAAACAGGATAggtaatattttgtattactTTTTCTTTATGTTCTGCCGGTTTAAATTGTACAGAGGAAGACAACTTTTTGATTAATTTTGGATTAACATGTACTGATTTTTGTATAGAATTTGTACTTGTTATATTTACAGAATTACTTTGCACGTCTTCattggaattaatatttttcatcattGTTGGATTAACATGTACTAAAGATCTCTTATGTAATTTTGGATTAACATATATTTGGCGATTGAAGTTTGgattaatatatacattagTACTTGTTGATACATTGCATGACGTGCTACTAGATGTTCTGGGCAATTGTTGGGACATATGAAGTAAATTTATACACTTCTCAGATTTTGCAGAATTCAAAGGTTGGTTTATAATAGGTTTATCCACACAGCACAATTTATCTGATGATTTCTTCTTATGATTTTCTATTAAATCTAAAAATAATACTtcataaacatataaatacaaaatagcTTGACATGTGTGTGTGCGCACGTG
Coding sequences within it:
- the LOC126873364 gene encoding LETM1 domain-containing protein 1 yields the protein MKMYRLMHHQRYVFQNQKLLPLTYTCMRFQIQEGKKIEKHRISNIKNYWFDKYINYIKNYEQVLEKNFPKTMHVYRIFSIGTKDFIQDVKKFLLVMKKQNIDGDSNLIADELRLNYTMRKDLIKIFPVLLISAIPFTNYIIFPLAYYFPRYLLTSHYWTLQQKLDFMLLDHKKRLKHNRPLFRCMQAELNNIKNETLKLKWSGIIACLGSGTHPNVKDIIACSELFAGPPYSLNSLNRKHTKELLGIYNISTWTLFKRKKLTERAMLIKRMDQAIQKEGGPTTMSNDAIRWALSFRGVSPANMSLESMRNWLEQWFIISNTVDENTVSLLLHSPILLAYNHPTNWILLYT
- the LOC126873356 gene encoding xylosyltransferase oxt → MVIPKNHSISRSSSCLRKYRILFVFGITVLCVQIYLAHIFFGLEIRNRKFSRLSSGEDSSQPTEDEGLPKGLRQLKLPPDKISNSNKILQFQRNRTTRVKLDRKSLNFTPPCEFTGREAVSAVTRAQSQVCKQRIVNVTCLNQQGLLYPERIQSLCPHSPGFIDKPFSLGCFKDDKTLRILSGYYHVFKGNNSPERCAFLCLQSGYLYAGTEYSVECFCGMENPSQLKRLPDSSCNMKCSGNPKYSCGGYLTINVFWTGIQKFKAQEARNTSIDGENEKPVRIAYLLTVNGRASRQVKRLINILYHPSHLFYIHVDARQDYLYREMLEVEKSCKINNIKVARGENLRHASIWGGASLLTTLLKSAQQMLAHHHHWDFLVNLSESDFPIKSNTQLTQFLSLNKGMNFVKSHGREVQRFITKQGLDKTFVECETRMWRIGDRKLPDGIQIDGGSDWVALSREFVEYVANPNPDKLVTDLLKVFKYTLLPAESFFHTVLRNSKFCNTYIDNNLHVTNWKRKLGCKCQYKAVVDWCGCSPNDFKLEDFSRIRNTIDRNLFFARKFESIIDQRIIDRVEEWLYPENLNKSVNAKGYDAYWQSLYHAADLSPLSDDAQLTVSNSLARLIFRKLNIDYKHIRLLETTAYFKQNQFVGILIRAEATLQQQTVQQEYLEQIEALIYLRQNFSTSREWLGKIQSLSVNTDYDQKEKTFRNLMGSIGPYSYPVLSYEFDTTLTIPQNLSILWVDPYGRLAEVNYIQLEETTLTGYVKPQFNEHLVVGTWHLFLVTDSLLVTKMNFLVTPLGYWKNKKIDAERAKEINNASANSYHITEEMNKKWSHLLNSVNFYERTTHTTDNEIKINSNLDQWIDKLVQEHYEIDKICNANNAKLKLQKCINTYWSSLSPDSKADINNLC
- the LOC126873359 gene encoding zinc finger CCCH domain-containing protein 3 — protein: MLLNMDGSLIKEIHYLTHLIENHKKKSSDKLCCVDKPIINQPLNSAKSEKCINLLHMSQQLPRTSSSTSCNVSTSTNVYINPNFNRQIYVNPKLHKRSLVHVNPTMMKNINSNEDVQSNSVNITSTNSIQKSVHVNPKLIKKLSSSVQFKPAEHKEKVIQNITYPVCSRLKLVKNTNSPKVIHNQKKVNNSSIVVLSQRKLLRVRRGSRKSFSTSQIEPCKTKRTSNSIIKNVKPAPQKVMKTKIANILQQSINEDINLVKSPVIKPKINKYRIDRTASKTTNAREHASLGQEKTVYVSKINNKMELITIGGIVYKCSKNHLVRKSYGIKKKRAINLKVDKFIIATNGKKLCRVKSMKETPSSSSKKILNSTNAIKSPSNMSQKISYKNNISNKVKQKSIQILRNKMQKNNQPCLIFQKFGYCSNHEKGICVKRHDKKQISLCKKFLQGNCLLDKCPLSHDVGPEKMPTCKYFLEGCCTRDACPYRHIKVSSSTPICIDFLQGYCAKGSECKQRHENLCPEFEKTEKCSKGEYCPYPHKIQSSSKNQNHLKRKYNMHCSQTVTTVTKDTLSAENRLRYYEQAPALNKSLDKKKENIMRKINLMKNINSVVPSNTSIEMSNNNTNSEINENSDELETVSDPKVLKRPPIGVLPAYIPID